The genomic window TGTGTTAATGAAATTTTATGTCCGCTTATTACTAAATTGAcaattaggcctggatcccgcgtaccaaaaaaaatttgattaatagcaagcttaaaatgtgctaatagcttaacggtgtctaatcggacaaactttgatgtacgggaacactggaacagggaaagttttaattgtggaacagtttaaaaatttggaatgtcagattacgaaaatgtccaatgtattttgtcggacagaacattcaattggtttgttaccctttcattaaactctcatgcaaaaatcagactgctattactaaccaacatgattcctgttatttgacatgttcttcgtgttccacttattaaaatacccagttggtgataaacaccagtttgagtttttcatgagagtttaatgaaatggtaaaaaataaattggaagttctgtccgacaaaatacatggaacgttttcgtagtctgacgttccaaatttttaacttgttccgcaattaaaacttcccctgttccagtgttcccatccATCAAAGtatgtccgactagataccgttaacctattaacaaattttcagtttgctattttgctaataatcatatttttttggtacacgggatccaggtcAAAATATTCTAACTTTAGAATTTCTAAAttgaaaatttataaattattattaatataatcttataaaataaataacttttactCACCCACAAAGCAAAAAATAGATAGAACAGATAAATACttcattttatataataaatttatagCAATAATTGCCAAAATTTCGTCCTAAGGTTTGCGCTAGAactaaaaaaaactcaaaaaattcttaaatactGATTAGAAGATAAACGaataaaaagaaatatattttagATATCATTTATCTTTAAAGTATCAAATATACTTGACTGTAATTTTATCTATGTATTGCACGTAAGCTGTATTGTAAGTAAGTATCTATAAAGTGGTATATATTATGGTTAGTGATCGAAATTTTATTTCTGGTAGTTAAAAATTATCGATATTTGAACACTAATTATAATATCTACCAACATTTTCTTTGGATTAATCGGTACCTTCGTCTTCTTTCTCTTTTCCTTTGTCTTTTTTGGTGCCACCTCTCGACGAATGTTGTTGTTTTTGGTGTTGCTGCGCTGAATAGTAGTGCATTAGGGGAAACACTTTAGGCACAAAGATGTAAAGAGAACACTGATATGGCAGTGTTACCAAACAATTCACGAATGTTTCTGAACCATAAGATCCTTTGTCGTCTCTTTGTTGATCTTTTTACCTCTCAGGTGTCGGTTATGTGCTAAAGTAGTTTATAGGTCACTTTCCTCACAGCATAATCAAAATCCCAAAATATGGTAACAATCTCATTTGGATGTCAAATATTTTTTGATTACATGATGTCTGTATGAGAGTTAATCCTTGCTCATTTTAATAATTTCGTAAACCAAATTTATACGATGTctatcatatcctcgacccaggtggaatcttagaaaagcaaactggaagaaattctctgaacaactagaccggaccttgagctgggtccctccaaccagcaaacattatgagaggtttgtgggcgcagtaataagcactgccaagaaaaccatccctagggggtatcgcaaagaatatgtgcctggatggactgaaacatgtgaagacttatacacgaagtttctcgaaagtggtgaccgagaaatagccgatgagcttttacacaacatcgatacagctagacgccaaaaatggataaagactgtcgaaaaccttgacttcaaaaaatcaagccggcaggcatggtccttgttgcggaaaattggaggagctaaccagctggaatccagagagtctaaaatgtctcctaacaaggttgcctcccatatagtatctctatccagagctccacgagatcgaacacatactaccaacgtgaaaagagacttaagggcattaaaacaaatgaacagaacgaactccgaatattcagcaagaatacttatttctgaaatcacacatgcgctgaaagaaatgaaatcaggtaaagcacctgggtttgatggtatccatccagagttcttgatacacagtggtgcatacacgaaacagtggcttgcaatgttctttaatgatatacttcagtcaggtaacattcctttctcacttaaacgaacaaagataattgcaattccgaaaccgggcaaatcaaacgataagccagaaaactaccgccccatagctctactcagcatggtatataaactattagaaaagcttctcctcaacagaattagtcacaggatactagaaaatgtccccattgaacaagctggcttccgccctcatcgaagctgtacggaccaagtgctgtcattaacaacttttatagaagctagttttcaaaagaaacaaaagacagcaacagcatttatagatctaacagcagcatatgatactgtttggagacagggattaatatataaactggcccgcattatcccctgcagaaagataattaacctcattgacaacatgctgaccaacagagccttccaggttataatgggaaaggagacgagtagacagatgaaacttaacaatggtcttccacagggttctgtccttgcccctttacttttcagcctctatattgctgacatgcctgaaaccgaatctcggaagtttggatatgctgacgactggacccttgcaacaagccaccaatctttagaaactacagaaatcactctcacgaatgacttatccatcctcagcgaataccttaagaaatggagactacagccaagtactacaaaaactgaagtatcagcttttcatctaaacaacaagttggcaaacagagaattgcgagtgtattttaataacaagctgttaaaacacaataaatacccgaaataccttggggttactctagacagaacgctcacattcagagaacacctgacgaaaacagcagcaaaattgaaaacacgcaacaatataatacagaaactctgcggcactacatgggggtccacagcatcaacattaagatcctctgctcttggcctgatatatccggtggcagaatactgtgctccagtgtggctaaatagcaggcatacccacctggtcgacacccaactaaaccgtactatgcgtatgataacaggcacaattaagcccacccctacaatgtggctacctacccttagtaatatagcaccacccaacctacgccgcgaacatgcattggttaaagaatataacaaaataatggacagtcgccagcttctagtccacaacgacatccccgatattcttggaaaccgtctccgatccaggttaccccctctacaatctgctcaagcgctgcagcaatccaactttgacttaaatacccgatggagagaagattgggaaagtaggacagatccgcattaccatagtctaccggacatcatagggaaacctggcgaatttgaacgtccccgtaagatttgggcagcccttaatcgaattcgaacaaactgtggaagatgcgccgactccctccacagatggggtaaactcccctcgccttcttgtgactgcggcgctgcaagacagacgatcagtcacattgttcaggactgcccacgcagagcatacacaggcgaccctatagactttgtaatggcaaccgaagggtcaatcgaatatataaaaaaattggacatctgtttgtgatgcattgtataatgcataaatctaactatattctgtgatatacttaagccatacgctaaataaaaaataaaatacgaTGTCTAGAAAAGTATACTCTAAGAATATACTTATTTATATATAGACATATACCAAAAATCAGTTTCAGATCCCcttgttttattttattcttcttcttattgcggcgttttttttttttgaaggtTAATGATCCAATTGGCAATTGTAGCTTTGAAAACTCCTGCGTGAAACATTTCTGCACATGAAACGTCAAACCATCTCCTCAGGTATTTCAGCCACGAATTCCTATTTCCGATATGATTTGGAGTAGTTCATATCTTTCACCTCTCCATAAATGATCCAAGTATTTTATTTTCCTCACTTTAATTATATTTAGTAATTCCCTTGTTTACTCATGGGTCGAAGtaccttattattgataaatatttatacccatggtcagtatctatCTGTAATAGTGTCAAATTCATCTATTCTGTGTCTGTTTCAGAGTCCATTGTCCAACTTTAACAGCCATACACCAAGACAGACGAAATCGTAACATCAATATCTCAATATAGCTTAATATCGTTAcctcaatatacaggatgtccagaaactctaccgacaaacgaagacaggagattccttaggtaattttaagacaatttaacaaaATTCACCCAGTCCGAAactgcttcctaagggagctagagttctttgaagatggcgtcttgtaactagtttttcttaaatacctccagaacgcttctagttagaaaaccAAAAATTTTTACGCATGGTTATCTTCCACAGATAAATCGACtacatccattgcgaatttatagtaccggtcataggcgtccgttttgggtagggcaacggttattttatcgcataacttttttatctttacatTTTAAGCACCTTTCACTTGAATTTTATGCcctaatgcgtatttatgacctctcatcaggtgacctaAATACTCGAGTTTtattcgttttatcgttaacaaaatttctgggtctcttcctatccttcatATTACTTCAAGGTTtttgattctttcaacccaacttatcttcagcattcgacggtagcaccacatctcgaaactttcaatattttttatgttgttctgtttgagaatCCAGgtctctacaccgtataatagcgtgttaaatacgtaatCTCtaagcattcttaatcgtagagggatgcttatatctctgtttcagaagaattttctcatatttatgaaggtggccctggcaatttcgatgcgtctttttatttcactGTTTTGGTCTCCACTTTCATTTATTAAAGTTTCCAaatatttgtaacttgatactttttcaatttgaatgccgtttttactaatatgtgctggttgtgtcatgattttacagAAGACCATACACATACTTGGTTTTTTTGGTAGTAATGCTTATGTTATATGTAATttttgcaagcaatatttatgtttgtaagtaatcgttgtaattcttctactgttcttgcaactagtacagtgtcgtccgcgtatcgaatattatttacaacctctccattgattacgattccttcgttTGCTTGCAAAAGGCTTCAtggcagatgctttcactatatacattaaatagcagtgatgacaaaatgcatccctgtcgtactcctctacgtatttctattgcttttgatatctcaatATCTTTTCATATAATTGTGTTAAAATCTTGTTGATGCAAGATCGTGTAATTCGAAATCCTGCTCGTTCTTCTACCTTACGTCAATCATTACCGTTTTCGACTAAAGTTTTCATAACTTTTTCCTATATTCTAATGAGATTGCTGGTAACTGAGCTGCAGCGGTAGTTTCTGCAGTCTGCCTTGTCCTTATTGATAGGTGTAATCCATCCTATTTTCCAGCTTTCAGATGTATTATCTCCGTATAGgtatctgttaaatagttttgtcAACATAATAAAAAGCATTGGTGTGGCATTTTTCAAAAGCTCAGTAGGCTTTCCCACTAGTTCATAGACTTTtatttttcatggtttttattaTAAGCTTGGCAGTTCGTCTCTGATATTAGTTTCtcatattacatacatacatacataatcgattgcctcttttaccattaggtgtcgaggattcctcctttatataatactctctgcaaatttacgccacttcttcctatctgctgctaaaacttttgattcttgccacaatgttcctcttttcttaagtatttcgtttacactagtgttccagcttttccttggtctgcctcTCGTGCTTTTatccactgctttggcctcccatgtcattttcacttgcATGTCACtactcattcttatcatgtgtccagcccattttaacttcttttcttcaactttttcgttgagcgattttaaccctaattcatgtcttatatcttcgttccttcttttgtctaatcttcttgctcccaccacttttcttaagtatctcatttctgtagcttgtaatttttttctttgtatgtcattaagtacccagttttctgtcccatatattgtaattggcatatatatacggttttatatactgtcattttggtttttctcgatatttcttttttgtttaggaaatctttatacagtgaataataagttctcgttgccaattttattctCTTTCCAATTATATCTTttgtgtacctttgttgtttaacattactcccaaatacttaaagaggtatacttgctcgattttttgcccttcggtttcaatatttacagttgcttctttgttggctattgtcattactttagttttctccgtatttattattaatttgttgtttttaagttcttcagcccagattcttatgttatctgcgagagcctcttcagttcttgcaactaatacaatgtcatcagcaaatgcacaggcttcaatttttatttgctGCAAATTTCTAAACCCCACAGTgcattttttaagtttttttccaacactttttaataacttcatccataacAGAAATAAATAAGAGTGGGCTCAGTactccaccttgtctaaccccgtcTTTTTTCGGGGTGTTTGTCAAAATTCGCCTGAGATTAAGTTACTTGTTCtgacctggttttttgtgttgacatacaaacgctttattacacttacaagttcttgatctacttccttgtttatcaggctttgccatattccttTTCTATTGACCATGTCAAACACATGTATTAACAAATTTCATATGTTCATAACATATCATTTCTCATAGTTTCTCATATTAACAAATTTCAAATTGTTATTTTTCCAGGGCACTAACTGTTGATTTTTTAGGAAAATACAACAATATGTTTTCCTAAATTTTAATGTAATAGTGACAGTAACTAAATAGACACCTACAATAGATTCAATACAGACATTTTATCCTTCAATATTTGGTAGTACCTCTGATCTCAGGtttcatttttcttttgttgCTCCATTAGGCTCCTTTGCGGTTTTGTAGGAATCTTGAACTATCtgtgttattttatatttgcCCTCTCTGCTTTATCATTGCTGTCTTTAACTTTGACAATTTTCTGAACACCCAGTGTTTGGCTTGGTATTGACAGTTTAAGCCTATGTTATATTTTATGACTCCTAGTTTGTACATTCTTGAGTATGACTTTTGTTTCAAGTCGAAAGGGAAAATAGTGAACTTTCAAGAATGGGATGTGATGGGGCccaaaaattgtggaaaatattTTTGCGGTGCATCGCTCTCATTacctttgagaaaaaatattgaaatttatttatttttctcttttcttgGTTAGTGCggttaattaaaaaaatacgcTTTGTACTacaaacaaaatttaattattagtttttCTTAGAAGTACACTGTTTCATATCTAAGCACATTTCTGCGACCGTTTTATCATCATCTTCAGCATAAACAAAATCAACATCGTCCTCATAAGATTGCAAGCAAATTTCTTTCAGATCGGGTAAGAAGAGATTACATACATGGTCTTTTTCTTGTTTAATGTCGttctgaaaataaaaatattattagccTTTTTTCCGAAAACAGAATAGTCATAATATAAGGACAAAAGtattaaattaaacattaaaaataaatgtttttttaagtaaaattaacaacAGGGACAAGCATTTTTTTGTGAAAgacaaaaaaatagttttataaaaaaaaacagaataaaattaaatttctacCTTGCTAAAGCCTCTATTCTTGTAACCTTTGACAAAATTCACAACCAGAAGGCAAACTTCACAGCTTGGCTCAtctctaaataaataaaaaaaaagttatagtacCTACTTCAGCTTTTTAATAATGTAATAATTGAAAACGatcttttttatgtaaattctaatgattatttcattcataggagattttgaccaatagaaagctatagaaataaaaattaaactgattatttcttgatgattttaacttccaatcgtatagtaagatatttgatcacgtgttaattctgtccaatcagattaaaattatactgagaattatctactgcagaaaattaccgatataatttttttaattagattgtTTCtatttaatggcaaccagtttcctagttttgacaactttcACATTTAGGAAAATacccataatatacgtattaaaaaataatcttacgaatatcacacgacagtaggaataaataagaaaataatgcttaatttttaatcaaatttgttgtcatttgggcaatagccactcgagccctgcgggctctcgtgtctattgccagacaacaaattttcgaaaaactgtagcattattttcattttattctcactctcttgtgatattaacccgattattttttaatgattttaacttccaatcttatagtaagatatttgatcacgtgtttaattctgtccaatcagattaaaattatactgagaattataaAAGAATACTTTacttagcaacaattcaatttgGAAGCAATTCCAAGAATTTTGTGATGAAAGGGGTTCCAAACTGGAACAAGATACTACTGTCCAAAATTGGCCCTAATTTTAAAAGACTGGGCATTCAATATGAAAATGTGTAATGGTGAAGACTATAAAGAAGCAGTGATTAAAACAATGTGGAACCAAACCGCCAAACTTATTCAAGATTTATATTATAACGAATTTACCCGAGTCATAGACCCCTTTATAGAGTTGGAATTTAAATCCTCGCGAGATGCTAGAAACACAAAGCGCAAAATTTTACAAAAGGAACCAGAAAAAAGGTAACTAAGTTCTGCAACGTTACCGAAACAAGAAATAATACAGAATATAAAATGCTATTCTGAAGACCCACCTTGTGAATTGCAAAAGAAATTTTACCACATTGCTTCATATGAATTATCTTGGCGCGGAGGAGAAATCTGTCAATGTTTAGTGCAATATTTTAAAGATGAATTGGACAATGCGGGTCACGTTACTGGAAGAATTAAGTAAAATCCGATTTTCTCAAAAACAGCACAAGGTGGATCACAAAGGTGTGCTAGTAGTAAATGGTTAATTCCAAATATTGAAAATCTTGATATATGTCCTGTTCGATTGCTGAAAAAATTGCTGAGTAAGCGGAACGCAAATATTAAAACTGGCAGACTTTTTAACTGTAAATCTTGCTTGAAAAACACCGGGTTCTACAgaataatacaaaaatatgtcGCTTGGTATAAATACAATGTCGAAGTGGATGAAAGAGTCAGCTGAAAAAATAGTAatatatactaaaaaaattaaaataacaaatcaTTCTGCACGGTCAACTGCAGTTCCCCATCTTGCCAAAAAAGATGTTAATGAacaagaaattataaaaatcacaGGCCATAATTCATCAAGATCATTAAAACCGTACCTTCAACTGGATAATAAACATCatttaaatataattaataatttaagagaAGAACGGGAAGTTTCAATTCTTAACACAACAGAGCAGTCCAATATTGCAAAGTCCACTGATCGTGGACAAAATCTTTTTAATAATTGTGTTTTTCATGTTCAAAACTTTCATTCATTTTGATTTTTATATACGTTCTTAGTTCTCTTGTCATGTTCTGTTGTCTTTTGTAATATTATActtaatacaataaaatttatgttactaaaacttaatttttgtatgtgtgtattaaaaaataatcttacgaatatcacacgacagtaagaataaataagaaaatattgctccatttttactcaaatttgtcaacaaattttcgaaaaactgtcgcattattttcaatagtaataccactagtgattcaattttcgcgataagtctgtcgatttacttctaaacgaaactgagttgcttgaaaacaccacgactccgtaggacgagtggtgttttctttaagcaactcagttgagtttagaaataaaagacagacataagataaattaaatcattaatagtggtattttattagactatttcacgaacaaagtgataggtcaaaaattcagtagaatgagaggaaggaatttaataataacccaaatctacccattttttgaataattcaaaattagtcataatcatgaaatatttattataactataaataattttttataattattttttacctataacaataaatagtTGAAGGACCAGTattttagaatgaatgctagtctttcgttgttattttctgcatctaatttgtagttgcgatccacacagaacatcataaattgtctccatatataagatttagattttcttgtgttactcggtatattttattcaatgttttggtttataacttcgtttgaagtaccaccgaaacgactcattttgacgtatacagctacaataatttttttggcaaacgtcaaactttgctttgcgatcggtatccatggttacgtcgttgaaaacacgaagctgatagaccaataataaatgaaagacagttggtgttttcgcgaaaacacaagctgtctttggtttgtgattggtcagattatgtgaaaatttaaagatgagtgaaatagtcaatttattctcactcttgtgatattatacccgataatttttgcccttcgttgctatgaaaaaatacattcagtaacattaatgacaattaatgtttaaaaaattttaaaagtgatgactttcaaccgtcaaatatttataacatctgtgtgtttaattgtactaatttgtacttacataaataaattttaaaaaaatttggttttgaacagttttattcttgaaataatcgcaacaaattgcacttgatctctaaaattaatatagcatTTTTGCCCTGgtaacactttgacataatttgactcgccttcggctcgtgaaattaaaactgtcaaagtgtcactcgggaaaaattcaataattttagagctcttgtgcaattactactcaAAATTATTCCCAAATTGactttaacaaaattaacttaaTTACATAGCACTTAATGGTTATTTAAATGCTACGTTTGGTatgtacttttgtatagtgcaggaGTTTGGACACTAAAAGTATCGACCATGAACAGAATTAAAGCATGGGAAATGTGATTTCATAGACGTATGCTGACTATATATGCTGAAGGATATAGAACACTACAAAattgatccttaaaggcaaaatagagggccgtagatgTGTAGAAACAAAatcaagtttcttggttaaaaaaaattCGTGAATGTACTCAGATATCAAGTGCAGGGGACAACTATGCCACATTGCAAAATATCAAGAaaccttcgcaatggtgatcgccaacatcgAATAATTCTGATATGTATGATTATTTCTTCTTTACTTACCTATCTGGTGTTGGAA from Diabrotica virgifera virgifera chromosome 5, PGI_DIABVI_V3a includes these protein-coding regions:
- the LOC114329040 gene encoding uncharacterized protein LOC114329040, encoding MKTVSVITFFVCIGLALSATLFNSENIPTPDRDEPSCEVCLLVVNFVKGYKNRGFSKNDIKQEKDHVCNLFLPDLKEICLQSYEDDVDFVYAEDDDKTVAEMCLDMKQCTSKKN